A single window of Debaryomyces hansenii CBS767 chromosome F complete sequence DNA harbors:
- a CDS encoding DEHA2F17072p (similar to CA0795|IPF15641 Candida albicans IPF15641) — protein sequence MTISHYDNHATKASTTGRSISMFAISSRHPLNVKPEGNSYLSTGDDYDTTKFLPRHVQMGAFGSFPDELIMYLVSFIDDIESMKNLSHTSRIMYAYMYDEEMWKKIYVKQVTDGFRCNTDNGFEDWKGSWRSTLLNIKDTDQANLQLPGNILCSDVLYRPYQCSQVDYEKLFQKIIKEEEIYWNRINETNDDLQTELKSLPNGRILRISESLLSMSDFNENFHDKPFILTNPNKDRWPHWSLEDLVERFPDVVFRQEAVQWPLSLYSKYLANNKDESPLYLFDCSSVAMKTLRTEYTVPEIFQYDLFTVFENQEINCRPDHAWLIIGPKRSGSTFHKDPNYTSAWNTAICGRKLWIMLPPDVVPPGVGTDDEESEVTSPVGIAEWVLSGFFNDAVKIDSCLVGITFPGECMHVPSGWWHAVINLDDSIALTQNFVPLPKLSNTLNFFKNKKNQISGFRPNQLKMTLDQLLETLPEEDDDVRTLKHYKQQYESLDLENALQVEDCGEILSSKLPPMPLFELFKQLLILNGKKQELDTALSKLAKLEKSDVKQTNKSKIWQNLVENKDNEQDSKEVAPQGFSFGFALDESSDEEI from the coding sequence ATGACTATATCTCATTATGATAATCATGCTACTAAGGCTAGTACTACCGGGCGAAGTATATCGATGTTCGCCATTAGTAGTAGACATCCCTTAAATGTGAAACCCGAAGGAAACTCCTACTTATCCACTGGAGATGACTATGATACAACAAAATTTTTGCCCAGACATGTTCAAATGGGGGCATTTGGCCTGTTCCCTGATGAGTTGATTATGTATTTGGTTTCATTCATTGACGATATAGAGTCAATGAAGAACTTGTCCCACACATCAAGAATAATGTATGCATATATGTATGACGAAGAGATGTGGAAAAAAATATACGTTAAGCAAGTTACCGATGGTTTCAGATGTAACACGGATAATGGGTTTGAGGATTGGAAAGGGTCCTGGAGAAGTACGTTGCTTAACATTAAAGATACAGACCAAGCCAATTTGCAGCTTCCTGGTAATATCCTATGTTCGGATGTGTTATATAGGCCGTACCAGTGTTCGCAAGTCGATTACGAGAAGCTCTTCCAAAAGATTATAAAGGAAGAAGAGATATATTGGAACCGGATTAATGAAACTAATGACGATTTGCAAACAGAATTAAAAAGTTTGCCTAATGGTAGAATCCTAAGAATATCAGAGAGTTTATTGAGCATGAGTGATTTTAACGAAAACTTTCATGACAAGCCATTTATTCTAACCAACCCTAACAAAGATAGATGGCCACACTGGAGTTTGGAGGATTTAGTGGAAAGATTCCCTGATGTCGTTTTCAGACAAGAGGCAGTGCAATGGCCATTATCATTGTACTCCAAATATCTTGCTAACAACAAGGATGAATCTccattatatttatttgattgtaGTAGTGTTGCTATGAAGACGTTGAGAACGGAATACACTGTACCAgaaatctttcaatatgACCTATTTACAGTATTTGAAAACCAGGAGATCAATTGCCGTCCAGACCACGCTTGGTTGATTATTGGACCTAAGCGTTCTGGGTCAACTTTCCATAAAGACCCCAACTACACAAGTGCATGGAACACCGCTATCTGTGGTCGAAAGTTATGGATCATGTTGCCTCCTGATGTTGTTCCTCCTGGGGTAGGGAcagatgacgaagaaagTGAGGTCACCTCTCCTGTTGGGATAGCCGAATGGGTTTTATCTGGTTTTTTCAACGATGCCGTCAAAATTGATAGCTGTTTGGTAGGAATCACATTTCCCGGCGAATGTATGCATGTACCTTCCGGTTGGTGGCATGCAGTTATTAATTTGGACGATTCTATAGCCTTGACACAAAATTTTGTTCCATTACCTAAATTGAGTAATACGTTgaacttcttcaaaaataaaaagaacCAGATCAGTGGATTCCGTCCAAATCAGCTTAAAATGACCCTAGACCAACTATTGGAAACATTACCGGAAGAAGACGACGATGTACGTACTTTAAAGCACTACAAACAGCAATACGAGTCTTTGGATTTAGAAAACGCTTTACAGGTAGAAGACTGCGGTGAAATCTTATCATCCAAGCTTCCACCAATGCCTCTATTCGAGCTTTTCAAACAACTATTGATCCTAAACGGCAAGAAACAGGAGTTGGATACGGCTTTGAGTAAGCTTGCAAAATTGGAGAAGTCCGATGTCAAGCAAACCAACAAGAGCAAAATATGGCAAAACTTGGTGGAAAACAAAGACAATGAACAAGACTCGAAAGAAGTAGCTCCCCAGGGCTTTTCCTTTGGTTTTGCCTTAGATGAAAGTAgcgatgaagaaatttag
- a CDS encoding DEHA2F16918p (similar to uniprot|P39713 Saccharomyces cerevisiae YAL061W putative polyol dehydrogenase), giving the protein MKAIVYHGNKNLEFTESYPEPDINHGTEVKIKIDYCGICGTDLKEYLDGPIFFEGETSEISNHRKVQCMGHEISGEITEIGSEVSKLKVGEKVVVEPNGTCLDRYRFPETPNFDKPKCCACHDGYSNVCDYIGLIGLGFTDGGFSDYCVVGQDHVVPYPDDLIPSDVAALTQPIAVAWHAVRTSKLKPGQSALVLGSGPIGLAIIIALKGHSAGKIVVSEPALDRRLLAEKLGVETINPKEYTAEENVEALRAMTDDGFGFHHSYDCSGLPVTFNASVHSLRTFGTATNVAVWQHKPIDFYPMDVTYKEKTVTGSMCTTILDFEQVIEAYKKGLIDPREVETFITSKVHLEDGIEKGFRELLYNKDDHIKILLSPKERYKNTA; this is encoded by the coding sequence ATGAAAGCAATTGTTTACCATGGTAATAAGAATCTTGAGTTCACGGAATCGTACCCAGAGCCCGATATTAACCATGGAACTGAAGTTAAAATTAAGATCGATTACTGTGGAATTTGTGGTACTGACTTGAAGGAATATTTGGATGGGCCGATTTTTTTTGAAGGTGAAACGAGTGAAATATCAAACCATCGTAAAGTTCAGTGTATGGGCCATGAAATAAGCGGTGAAATAACAGAAATAGGTTCAGAAGTCAGCAAATTAAAGGTTGGAGAAAAGGTAGTAGTGGAACCGAATGGAACATGTCTTGATAGGTATAGATTTCCAGAGACACCAAACTTTGACAAACCTAAGTGTTGTGCCTGCCATGACGGTTATAGTAATGTTTGCGATTACATAGGTTTGATCGGCTTGGGGTTTACTGATGGTGGGTTTTCTGACTATTGCGTTGTTGGACAAGACCATGTTGTTCCATATCCAGATGATCTTATACCATCAGACGTTGCTGCATTAACACAGCCAATTGCAGTTGCCTGGCATGCTGTCAGGACATCCAAACTCAAGCCAGGTCAACTGGCTTTGGTTTTGGGCAGTGGCCCCATTGGTCTAGCTATAATCATTGCTCTCAAGGGACACCTGGCAGGTAAGATTGTTGTTAGTGAACCTGCGTTGGATAGAAGGTTATTGGCCGAAAAGTTAGGTGTTGAAACAATTAATCCTAAAGAATATACTGCAGAAGAGAATGTTGAAGCTTTGAGAGCAATGACAGATGATGGATTTGGGTTTCATCATAGTTATGATTGTTCAGGGCTACCAGTTACGTTCAATGCGTCAGTTCATTCGTTACGGACATTTGGTACTGCTACAAATGTTGCCGTTTGGCAACACAAGCCAATTGACTTCTATCCCATGGATGTCACATACAAAGAAAAGACCGTTACTGGTTCTATGTGTACTACTattcttgattttgaaCAAGTTATCGAAGCCTATAAAAAGGGTCTAATTGATCCTCGTGAGGTTGAAACTTTTATTACTAGTAAAGTTCATTTAGAAGATGGCATCGAGAAAGGATTTAGAGAGCTACTTTATAACAAAGATGATcatattaaaattttattgtcaCCAAAGGAGAGGTACAAGAATACTGCTTGA
- a CDS encoding DEHA2F17006p (highly similar to uniprot|Q12335 Saccharomyces cerevisiae YDR032C PST2) translates to MAQKVAIIIYSMYHHIATMAEEVKRGIEAAGGSADIYQVPETLSEEVLTKLHAPAKPNYPIATNETLTSYNAFMFGIPTRYGNYPAQFKAFWDATGSLWAQGALAGKIAGIFVSTGTPGGGQESTAMNALSCLTHHGIIYVPLGYANCFAQLANLEEVHGSSPWGAGTFAGADGSRQPTKLELEIAHIQGKTFYQTASKF, encoded by the coding sequence ATGGCTCAAAAGGTTGCAATTATCATCTATTCCATGTACCACCACATCGCCACTATGGCCGAAGAAGTCAAGAGGGGTATTGAAGCTGCTGGTGGATCTGCTGACATCTATCAAGTTCCAGAAACCTTAAGTGAAGAAGTCTTGACTAAGTTACATGCTCCAGCCAAGCCAAACTACCCAATTGCTACCAACGAAACTTTGACCAGTTACAATGCTTTCATGTTTGGTATTCCAACTAGATACGGTAACTATCCAGCTCAATTCAAGGCATTCTGGGATGCTACTGGTAGTTTATGGGCCCAAGGTGCTTTAGCAGGTAAGATTGCTGGTATTTTCGTTTCCACTGGTACCCCAGGTGGTGGACAAGAATCTACCGCTATGAATGCTTTATCTTGTTTGACTCACCACGGTATCATTTACGTTCCATTAGGTTACGCAAACTGTTTCGCTCAACTCGCCAACTTGGAAGAAGTACACGGTTCTTCTCCATGGGGTGCTGGTACTTTTGCCGGTGCTGACGGTTCTAGACAACCAACCAAGttagaattagaaattgcCCACATCCAAGGTAAGACTTTCTACCAAACTGCTTCTAAGTTCTAA
- a CDS encoding DEHA2F16940p (weakly similar to CA1439|IPF19602 Candida albicans IPF19602): MGKFDDEMWDLNPNSIGLPSLHRPRSSKNNTVNGSMMNLFSAESTTGVKKRPKTIHVYGMDNTKAGDDFLDLIARNKASLKSARSPLQEKDLNTSRPESAKTIDLLDMGVLLSSQSQKTVPIEDGINLLQSDRDCPIEQARSVPQTSNGYEMDEIQSQISSVTLENEDVPIKRSTTLPIMGVTPSESFTRLTKSARTAEIDEESVADSEEEPELLSTASSSQSRKGSRSSTVNPFDQNRTFDTSIFVDHEKIAYDDTLMEVIDSESQFTNVNIQAEDLVKGGSEIFDIKHGSVESSNEGDIMEYLDEALEDNQPLSQLRVSTPCARQDPHIINHIRDTHLPLSNICDKINEKVLNDISSDLRSEDTHESANMKSRDIRETADQEKHCIQAPVLPPSYPSNRERKRKTSLADLCSKTNRARLPPRVGLSKKLKVDSLHDYLKK, translated from the coding sequence ATGGGCAAATTCGACGATGAAATGTGGGATTTGAACCCCAATTCAATCGGTCTTCCATCCCTTCATAGGCCAAGGTCTAGTAAAAACAATACAGTTAATGGcctgatgatgaatttgttTAGCGCCGAAAGTACTACTGGAGTCAAAAAGAGACCCAAAACCATACATGTATATGGAATGGATAATACCAAAGCGGGAGATGACTTTCTTGATCTAATTGCCAGAAATAAAGCTAGTTTGAAGTCAGCTAGAAGCCCATTACAAGAGAAGGATTTAAATACATCAAGGCCAGAAAGTGCAAAAACCATCGATTTATTAGACATGGGAGTGCTATTGTCGTCACAATCCCAGAAAACGGTTCCAATAGAAGATGGTATAAACTTGTTGCAAAGCGACCGCGATTGTCCAATCGAACAGGCGAGGCTGGTACCTCAAACATCGAATGGATACGAAATGGACGAGATTCAGAGTCAGATATCATCGGTTACGCTAGAGAATGAAGATGTTCCTATTAAGAGATCAACGACTTTACCAATTATGGGTGTAACACCTAGTGAAAGCTTTACAAGATTGACCAAGTCGGCGAGGACCGCTGAAATTGACGAAGAATCGGTTGCCGATAGCGAAGAGGAACCAGAATTGCTTTCTACTGCTCTGTCGTCTCAATCGAGAAAAGGCTCGAGAAGTTCCACTGTTAACCCGTTTGACCAAAATCGCACTTTCGATACTAGCATATTTGTTGATCATGAAAAGATCGCTTATGATGACACCTTGATGGAGGTAATTGATTCAGAATCCCAGTTCACTAATGTCAATATTCAAGCCGAAGATCTTGTAAAGGGTGGTTCTGAAATATTCGATATAAAGCATGGATCAGTTGAATCATCCAATGAAGGTGATATTATGGAATATTTAGATGAAGCACTAGAAGATAACCAACCTTTATCGCAGCTTCGAGTTTCCACTCCTTGTGCTCGTCAGGATCCACATATTATCAATCACATACGTGACACACATTTACCACTAAGCAATATCTGTGATAAGATTAATGAGAAAGTCCTAAATGATATATCTTCAGATTTAAGATCTGAGGATACTCATGAATCTGCCAATATGAAATCTAGAGATATCCGTGAAACAGCTGACCAAGAAAAGCATTGTATCCAGGCGCCAGTGTTGCCACCGTCATATCCTTCGAACAGAGAAAGAAAACGGAAAACAAGTTTGGCTGATCTCTGCTCAAAGACTAATAGAGCCAGATTACCACCCCGGGTTGGGCTTTCTAAAAAACTAAAAGTCGATTCACTACACGATTACTTGAAAAAATAG
- a CDS encoding DEHA2F17094p (similar to uniprot|P25348 Saccharomyces cerevisiae YCR003W MRPL32 Mitochondrial ribosomal protein of the large subunit): MSLAFRLGAAPSLSGGWMGILPRLPAISIRIPNPFQTSGSIQNDRRLQELKEQIENNNGEAPFMIDNGMILRAVPKKKPSYRRTRQKLYAPGDKQIKHLDNLGRCPACGHVKRSHFMCMHCFAEIKSFLKMKKKATQDPVEAPQANLDPIDEKIVYPGKHESEYERRLKKKDWIPVREEPLMFNAEQLKNPKK, translated from the coding sequence ATGTCATTAGCATTCAGGTTAGGCGCTGCACCATCCTTAAGTGGAGGATGGATGGGAATTTTGCCCCGTTTACCGGCCATTTCTATTAGAATTCCAAATCCATTCCAGACACTGGGAAGCATACAAAACGATAGAAGAttacaagaattgaaagaacagattgaaaataacaACGGAGAAGCACCATTCATGATAGATAATGGTATGATTTTGAGGGCAGTtccaaagaagaagccATCGTACCGTAGAACCAGACAAAAGTTGTATGCACCAGGGGACAAGCAAATCAAACATTTGGATAACTTGGGCAGATGCCCGGCATGTGGACATGTCAAGAGATCGCATTTCATGTGTATGCACTGTTTTGCAGAGATCAAGTCGTTCCtcaagatgaagaagaaggcGACACAAGACCCGGTGGAAGCACCACAAGCCAACTTGGATCCAATAGATGAGAAGATTGTGTATCCTGGTAAGCATGAAAGCGAGTACGAAAGAagattaaagaagaaggattGGATTCCTGTCAGAGAAGAGCCACTTATGTTCAATGCTGAGCAGTTGAAGAACCCTAAAAAGTAA
- a CDS encoding DEHA2F16984p (similar to uniprot|P25349 Saccharomyces cerevisiae YCR004C YCP4), translating into MKVAIIYYSTYGHVAVMAKKIKEGIESADVGVQADILQVKETLSEEVLGMLHAPEKLDYPVASTDTLVEYDAFVFGIPTRYGTIPAQWADFWGTTGGLWAQGALSGKPAAMFVSTGGAGGGQESTIKNAMSYLVHHGMPYIPLGYSNTFAEMANLDEVHGASAWGSGIFAGSDGSRQPSELELKICHAQGAAFANIASKIVGAKAATATTTTEPAATANEPASKSGEEPTEKGKSGEEPTEKAKEVAQRAKQAAPEVKEEAKGGCMKCTIM; encoded by the coding sequence ATGAAGGTTGCCATCATTTACTATTCGACATACGGACATGTTGCCGTTATGGCCAAGAAGATCAAGGAAGGGATCGAATCAGCAGACGTAGGTGTTCAGGCCGATATTTTGCAAGTTAAAGAGACGTTGAGTGAAGAGGTGTTGGGTATGTTGCATGCACCAGAGAAATTGGACTACCCAGTTGCGTCCACTGACACTTTGGTTGAATACGATGCCTTTGTATTTGGTATTCCTACCAGATACGGTACTATCCCAGCACAATGGGCTGATTTCTGGGGCACTACCGGTGGTTTATGGGCTCAAGGTGCTTTATCCGGTAAGCCAGCAGCTATGTTTGTATCTACTGGTGGTGCAGGTGGTGGACAAGAATCTACTATCAAGAATGCCATGTCGTATTTGGTTCACCATGGTATGCCATATATTCCTTTAGGATACTCTAACACATTTGCGGAAATGGCCAACTTGGATGAAGTCCACGGTGCATCTGCTTGGGGTTCCGGTATCTTCGCTGGTTCTGACGGTTCTAGACAACCATCGGAATTGGAGTTGAAGATTTGTCATGCTCAAGGTGCTGCTTTCGCCAATATCGCCTCTAAGATTGTCGGTGCTAAGGCCGCTACTGCCACTACTACTACTGAACCAGCCGCTACTGCTAATGAACCAGCCTCTAAGTCTGGAGAAGAGCCTACTGAGAAAGGTAAATCTGGAGAAGAGCCTACTGAAAAGGCCAAGGAAGTCGCTCAAAGAGCCAAACAAGCTGCTCCTGAAGTGAAGGAAGAAGCCAAGGGTGGCTGTATGAAATGTACTATTATGTAA
- a CDS encoding DEHA2F17028p (weakly similar to CA1524|CaSUR1 Candida albicans CaSUR1 Suppressor of ROK1) has translation MQEETGTTTVLSDSCITKDDEFKNTVVAKNILSLQNRESNTLEIVKREEDQELTKYTNGRFRCVKCDKEMEKLSFLAIHHRSHTSKIHFTCPQCQCIFHTLNDLSNHCQKHSMMQISCPKCEECFEDSRLFKMHLEIHIIDMENNEDETQVDDDELPDIDRGSLYDEIHYLNEIVSVRSLGISRSSYKESFPCKYCPIVCTSKVRSSIHLLAHKEFAAFTTDKLEVSPI, from the coding sequence ATGCAAGAAGAGACGGGAACCACTACAGTGTTATCAGACTCTTGCATTACAaaggatgatgaatttaagAACACAGTAGTtgcaaaaaatatattgctGCTACAGAACCGAGAGCTGAATACACTAGAAATAGTCAAACGCGAAGAGGATCAGGAATTGACAAAATATACGAATGGGAGGTTTAGGTGTGTGAAATGTGATAAAGAAATGGAGAAGCTTTCGTTTTTGGCAATCCATCATCGAAGTCATACCAGTAAAATACACTTTACATGTCCACAATGTCAATGCATATTTCACACGTTAAACGACTTATCCAACCACTGCCAGAAACATTCAATGATGCAAATCTCATGTCCCAAATGTGAAGAATGTTTTGAAGACTCGAGACTTTTTAAGATGCATCTCGAAATACACATAATTGACATGGAAAATAACGAGGACGAAACACAGGTGGATGATGATGAGTTGCCCGATATTGATAGAGGCCTGTTATACGATGAAATTCACTACCTCAACGAGATAGTTCTGGTGCGCTCGCTTGGTATATCTCGGAGTAGCTATAAAGAATCGTTCCCATGTAAGTACTGTCCGATTGTATGTACAAGCAAGGTTCGTCTGTCTATACATTTGCTTGCTCATAAAGAGTTTGCTGCTTTCACTACTGATAAATTAGAAGTATCTCCTATCTAA
- a CDS encoding DEHA2F16874p (weakly similar to uniprot|Q12248 Saccharomyces cerevisiae YDR016C DAD1 Essential protein component of the DASH complex) yields MSESSTYFEKQRDMLIQEIGVSIESVVYNLDILNRSLNGSISVGKEFDNVGRLWSHFYDGLNQLKERNNQEETNKNDQGDANDDDSSSDEHGSSDEEIDQDQEN; encoded by the coding sequence ATGTCAGAATCGTCCACTTATTTTGAGAAACAAAGAGATATGTTGATCCAAGAAATTGGAGTCTCTATTGAGTCAGTAGTCTACAATTTGGATATCTTGAATAGATCTCTTAACGGGTCTATTTCAGTTGGAAAAGAATTCGACAACGTCGGGAGACTTTGGTCACATTTCTACGATGGGttgaatcaattaaaggaaagaaataatcaagaagaGACTAACAAAAATGATCAAGGCGACGCCAACGACGATGATAGTTCGTCAGATGAACATGGATCGTCGGACGAAGAAATAGACCAAGATCAGGAAAATTAG
- a CDS encoding DEHA2F16896p (similar to uniprot|P39713 Saccharomyces cerevisiae YAL061W putative polyol dehydrogenase) yields MKAIVYHGNKDIRYTDSHPSPNITHETEVKIKVDFCGICGSDLHEYLDGPIFFQGEKSEISNISKVQCMGHEISGEVVEIGSEVKALKVGEKVVVEASGTCLDRYRFPDAPNVKKPNCCACHDDHRNACDHIGFVGLGFMDGGFSDYCIVGQEHVVPYPEDLIPADVAAITEPLSVAWHAVRTSNFQPGQSALVLGSGPIGLAAIIALKGHKAGKIVVSEPALSRRVLAQDFGAEVIDPKDYSYEECIKALKLMTVDGFGFHHSYDCSGIAATFNASVHSLRTFGTATNIAIWPHKPIDFYPMDVTFKEKVITGSMCTTRLDFEQVIDAYKKGLIDPNEVKRFITSRIHLEDGIEKGFMELINNKDKHIKILMTPNEQFKRTSLT; encoded by the coding sequence ATGAAAGCCATAGTTTACCACGGTAATAAGGATATTAGATACACTGATTCACATCCTTCACCTAATATTACCCACGAAACTGAGGTGAAGATTAAGGTCGACTTTTGCGGGATTTGTGGCTCGGACTTACATGAATACTTGGACGGACccattttttttcaagGCGAAAAGAGTGAAATTTCGAATATCAGCAAGGTGCAGTGTATGGGTCATGAGATTAGTGGAGAGGTGGTAGAGATTGGCTCTGAAGTCAAAGCTTTGAAAGTAGGAGAAAAAGTGGTAGTGGAAGCAAGTGGGACTTGTCTAGATAGATATAGATTTCCGGACGCACCCAATGTAAAGAAGCCAAATTGTTGTGCGTGCCATGACGACCATCGTAATGCATGCGACCACATTGGATTTGTTGGATTGGGGTTTATGGATGGAGGGTTTTCGGATTACTGCATTGTGGGGCAAGAACATGTTGTTCCATATCCAGAAGACCTAATTCCTGCTGATGTTGCAGCCATCACGGAACCATTATCTGTAGCTTGGCACGCTGTGAGAACATCTAATTTTCAACCGGGGCAACTGGCATTAGTCTTGGGTAGCGGACCTATTGGGTTGGCAGCTATTATTGCACTTAAGGGTCATAAAGCAGGGAAAATAGTCGTCAGCGAACCAGCATTAAGCAGGCGAGTGCTAGCTCAAGATTTTGGTGCTGAGGTTATAGATCCAAAGGATTACTCATACGAGGAATGTATCAAAGccttgaaattgatgacaGTTGATGGATTTGGGTTCCATCACAGTTATGATTGTTCTGGAATTGCTGCAACTTTTAATGCGTCGGTGCATTCATTAAGGACATTTGGCACTGCAACCAACATTGCTATCTGGCCACATAAACCAATTGACTTTTATCCTATGGATGTAACTTTCAAAGAAAAGGTTATTACGGGATCGATGTGTACTACTCGACTCGACTTTGAACAAGTAATTGATGCTTATAAAAAAGGGTTAATTGATCCTAACGAAGTCAAAAGGTTTATTACTAGTAGGATCCATTTAGAAGATGGTATTGAGAAGGGCTTTATggaattgattaataaCAAAGATAAACATATCAAGATATTAATGACTCCGAACGAACAATTTAAAAGAACAAGCCTCACTTAA
- a CDS encoding DEHA2F16962p (no similarity) codes for MSLSTSTVNIPTPQHPVPFKRHLMQQVNLERKGDMITAVRANRSSIPLRCVIDLRGLSKNAGNIHRWIVAYTRELFWFLTFIMS; via the coding sequence ATGTCTTTGTCAACATCTACGGtcaacatccctacacctcaacatccTGTTCCATTCAAACGGCATCTTATGCAACAAGTTAATTTGGAGAGAAAAGGAGACATGATTACAGCTGTTCGGGCAAATCGATCTTCAATTCCATTGAGGTGTGTCATAGACCTCAGGGGACTATCTAAGAATGCAGGGAATATTCATCGATGGATAGTTGCGTACACACGAGAACTTTTTTGGTTCTTGACATTTATTATGTCCTAA
- a CDS encoding DEHA2F17050p (similar to uniprot|P38075 Saccharomyces cerevisiae YBR035C PDX3 Pyridoxine (pyridoxamine) phosphate oxidase) gives MSDVKRTETPIIFAPETYQYDKGHLKENELQSNPIEQFHEWFDVARKSNTDGSFLPESVTFSTARLPSGRVSARTVLFKELDTHGFIIYSNWDKSKKSQDFDTNKHAALTFFWPSIQRQVRVEGIMEKVTRETSVRYFNTRPRGSKIGAWASPQSQILKDRAELDSIDKEFEAKFKDVTDEDIPCPEYWGGVRIVPLEIEFWQGGMSRLHDRICFRRETIDDTKWNMVRLSP, from the coding sequence ATGTCAGACGTAAAGAGAACAGAAACCCCAATTATTTTTGCTCCGGAAACGTATCAATATGATAAGGGACATTTGAAAGAGAATGAGCTCCAATCCAATCCAATTGAACAGTTTCATGAATGGTTTGATGTTGCTAGAAAGTCAAATACCGATGGTTCCTTCCTTCCAGAATCAGTAACCTTTTCCACAGCAAGATTACCATCCGGTAGAGTCTCTGCAAGAACAgtattattcaaagaattagatACCCATGGATTTATTATCTACTCGAATTGGGATAAGTCAAAGAAGTCGCAAGATTTTGATACTAATAAGCATGCAGCGTTGACGTTTTTCTGGCCTAGTATCCAAAGACAGGTCAGAGTTGAAGGGATTATGGAGAAAGTGACTAGGGAAACGTCAGTGagatatttcaataccAGACCTAGAGGATCAAAGATTGGTGCATGGGCATCTCCCCAATCGCAGATTTTAAAGGACAGGGCAGAGTTAGATAGTATcgataaagaatttgaagcCAAATTCAAGGATGTAACGGATGAAGATATCCCCTGTCCCGAATACTGGGGTGGAGTTAGGATAGTTCCATTAGAAATTGAGTTTTGGCAAGGTGGAATGAGTAGATTGCATGACAGGATCTGTTTCAGGAGAGAAACTATTGATGACACCAAATGGAATATGGTCCGCCTTTCACCATAG